One window of the Salvelinus fontinalis isolate EN_2023a chromosome 2, ASM2944872v1, whole genome shotgun sequence genome contains the following:
- the LOC129830137 gene encoding protein ELFN1-like, whose protein sequence is MACGGAMVMSAFFWSVAIVYLTHIGRVNGDCWLIEGEKGFVWLAICSQNQPPYEAIPTHINSTIVDLRLNENKIKSVHFSALSRFANLTYLNLTKNEINYIDDGAFSAQFNLQVLQLGFNKLRNLTEGILRGLGKLQYLYLQANLIETVTPNAFLECYSLENIDLSMNRIQQLDGTTFTSLTKLTTCELYTNPFNCSCELLGFVKWLSAFPNRTNERMVCDSPSGVSGYSLLSQNPNNPTFRNALHMLSTVCTDDYVTPYIPVPPETTTLPPDYTPCGLEDCPSGTEPDESMSINPTVINVDVKPSMKLKQVSKTSATITVQIPHPFKKMYSLVLYNNSFFTDIQNLKIQNEDIELKNLKPHTEYTYCVASIKNNLRFNHTCLAVSTGPWNGKETSQNHATATHYIMTILGCLFSMVIVLGVVYYCLRKKRQQGEKHKKAGSLKKSIIELKYGQELEGGTISRMSQKQMMAGESMSRMPYLPSGSEMEQYKLQEIRDDTPKMAKGSYIEVRGTGDHHERRECEMSMPGMSMPGNSQGSVAEISTIAKEVDKVNQIINNCIDALKSESTSFQGVKSGAVSTQEPQLVLISEQPQSKSGFLSPVYKDSYHHSLQRHHTSDVPPKRPSTATGGPMRSPRPYRSESKYIEKTSPTGETILTVTPAAAILRAEAEKIRQYNDHRHSYPDSHQLQIEELEGPGSHKPSILEPLTRPRPRDMAYSPLSPQYHNLSYSSSPEYYCKPHHTIWERFKLRGKRHKDEDEYMAAGHALRKKVQFAKDEDLHDILDYWKGVSAQQKS, encoded by the coding sequence ATGGCCTGCGGTGGAGCTATGGTAATGAGTGCCTTTTTCTGGTCTGTGGCCATAGTATATTTGACCCATATAGGCAGAGTCAATGGGGACTGCTGGCTCATCGAAGGCGAGAAGGGTTTTGTGTGGCTGGCCATCTGCAGCCAAAACCAGCCTCCATACGAGGCCATCCCCACGCATATCAACAGCACCATCGTGGACCTTCGGCTCAATGAAAACAAGATCAAAAGTGTCCATTTCTCTGCCCTCAGCCGCTTCGCCAACCTGACCTACCTAAACCTGACCAAGAATGAGATCAACTACATAGATGACGGGGCCTTTTCTGCCCAGTTCAACTTACAGGTCCTTCAGTTAGGCTTCAACAAACTCCGTAACCTTACTGAGGGCATCCTCAGGGGTTTGGGCAAGCTGCAGTACCTCTACCTCCAGGCCAACCTGATTGAGACTGTGACACCCAATGCCTTTTTGGAGTGCTATAGCCTGGAAAACATCGACCTCTCCATGAACCGTATCCAGCAGCTAGATGGGACCACGTTTACCAGCCTGACTAAACTGACTACCTGTGAGCTGTACACCAACCCTTTCAACTGTTCCTGTGAACTACTTGGCTTTGTGAAGTGGCTCTCTGCATTCCCCAACAGGACAAATGAACGGATGGTCTGTGACTCCCCATCAGGTGTCTCTGGCTACAGTCTGCTCAGCCAGAACCCTAACAACCCGACTTTTCGGAATGCCCTCCATATGCTCTCCACTGTGTGTACAGACGACTATGTGACGCCGTACATACCTGTGCCTCCTGAGACCACCACACTCCCACCAGACTACACTCCCTGTGGGCTGGAGGACTGTCCCTCCGGAACTGAGCCAGATGAGAGTATGAGTATCAACCCAACGGTGATTAATGTGGATGTAAAACCCAGTATGAAGCTCAAGCAAGTCTCTAAAACAAGCGCCACCATTACTGTTCAGATCCCCCATCCCTTCAAGAAGATGTACAGCCTGGTTCTCTACAATAACAGTTTTTTCACCGACATTCAAAACCTGAAAATTCAGAATGAGGACATTGAACTTAAAAACCTGAAACCCCATACTGAATACACGTACTGTGTCGCTTCTATAAAGAATAATCTTAGATTCAATCATACTTGTCTGGCAGTCTCCACAGGACCCTGGAATGGGAAAGAGACATCACAAAACCATGCAACAGCTACCCACTACATTATGACCATCCTAGGTTGTCTCTTTAGTATGGTGATTGTCCTAGGGGTGGTCTACTATTGCTTGCGTAAAAAACGTCAGCAAGGTGAGAAGCACAAAAAGGCAGGCAGCCTAAAGAAAAGTATAATTGAACTAAAATATGGACAAGAGCTCGAAGGGGGAACCATTTCAAGGATGTCACAGAAGCAAATGATGGCTGGGGAGAGTATGTCCCGCATGCCATACCTACCATCTGGTAGTGAAATGGAGCAGTACAAACTGCAGGAGATAAGAGATGACACGCCTAAAATGGCCAAGGGAAGTTACATAGAGGTGCGAGGAACCGGGGACCACCATGAACGCAGAGAGTGCGAGATGTCCATGCCTGGGATGTCCATGCCTGGGAACAGCCAAGGGTCAGTGGCTGAGATTTCAACCATTGCTAAAGAGGTGGATAAGGTCAATCAGATCATTAACAACTGTATCGATGCTCTGAAATCAGAATCGACATCTTTTCAAGGGGTGAAATCAGGAGCTGTGTCTACCCAGGAACCCCAGCTGGTCCTAATATCAGAGCAGCCGCAGAGCAAGTCTGGCTTCCTGTCCCCGGTGTATAAGGACAGCTACCACCACTCGTTACAGAGGCACCACACCTCGGATGTCCCGCCAAAGCGGCCCAGCACTGCCACTGGAGGTCCAATGCGGAGCCCAAGGCCTTACCGCTCAGAGTCCAAGTACATAGAGAAGACCTCGCCAACGGGTGAGACCATCCTCACTGTAACGCCAGCCGCTGCCATCCTTAGGGCAGAGGCGGAGAAGATCAGGCAGTACAATGATCACCGGCACTCCTATCCCGACAGCCACCAGCTGCAGATCGAGGAGCTGGAAGGGCCCGGAAGCCACAAGCCCTCCATCCTGGAGCCCCTAACTCGGCCCCGCCCCAGAGACATGGCGTACTCTCCGCTCTCACCTCAGTACCATAACCTCAGCTACTCCTCCAGTCCTGAGTACTACTGCAAACCACATCACACTATCTGGGAGCGCTTCAAACTCCGTGGCAAACGGCACAAAGACGAGGACGAGTACATGGCTGCAGGGCATGCGCTACGTAAAAAAGTGCAGTTTGCCAAGGATGAGGACCTGCATGACATTTTAGACTACTGGAAAGGTGTATCTGCTCAACAGAAATCTTAA